In Arachis hypogaea cultivar Tifrunner chromosome 17, arahy.Tifrunner.gnm2.J5K5, whole genome shotgun sequence, a single window of DNA contains:
- the LOC112762929 gene encoding serine/threonine-protein phosphatase 7 long form homolog produces MLTCDYPVHPDQYDDRVKEHLRFIAFYHASQIRIVQCQKGLVNALVERWYPDTHTFYLPIGECAEDMAMILGLPTDGLPVTGMTMSSFEALEAECLHQFEVAPRKSNCRGSGIKLTWLRDLKERLQLTDENNIQRYVKYHIMLLIGTILFGDKLGASYRTVQLGTACLAHLYRALCRASRFDCKEIDSPLTQLLVWAWIRLPYLAPVRRKFRSFSLANM; encoded by the exons ATGTTGACGTGTGATTACCCTGTCCATCCGGATCAGTACGATGATAGGGTGAAGGAGCATTTACGATTTATTGCTTTTTATCATGCATCTCAGATTAGAATAGTCCAATGTCAGAAAGGACTCGTAAATGCTCTAGTCGAAAGGTGGTATCCAGACACACATACCTTTTACCTTCCGATTGGTGAATGTGCTGAAGATATGGCTATGATTCTTGGTCTTCCGACGGACGGTCTTCCAGTCACAGGAATGACTATGAGTAGTTTTGAAGCCTTAGAGGCAGAGTGTTTGCACCAATTTGAGGTTGCACCGAGAAAGTCAAACTGTAGAGGAAGCGGTATAAAACTGACGTGGCTTCGAGATCTAAAAGAACGGTTACAGTTGACTGATGAAAACAATATACAGAGGTACGTGAAGTACCACATTATGTTGTTGATCGGTACGATATTGTTTGGAGACAAGCTTGGGGCATCT TATCGGACAGTACAGTTGGGGACGGCTTGCCTCGCACACCTGTACAGGGCGTTATGCAGGGCATCTCGTTTTGACTGTAAGGAGATTGACAGTCCGCTAACACAGCTGCTCGTTTGGGCATGGATCCGCCTGCCATATCTAGCGCCGGTTCGTAGGAAATTTCGTAGTTTTTCGCTTGCAAACATGTAA
- the LOC112767312 gene encoding helicase SEN1-like, giving the protein MEETSTSTQKNDKHQSLLDIMFSWTLHDVLNHKLYKDKVQKIPLSFSSTKEYLNSFIFPLIEETHSDLCSGIEGVSQAPFCEVMTIQRSKDFKPPKALFYKMRVKKVTEEVQNVGKYEPEFGDIVAFTDVRPKGIYDLNRPKMQYHIAFICGSEDEFTDEIEVLSSKCLDMDFEFSGNINETQKLYVVYLLNMTTNIRIWRALNVGEKMNIIEKVLQHEPNSNIEEVCQICCSGESMTQSPAQSSAQIIIRAQNLNESQRDSVLSCVAMSKCHYSHNVKLIWGPPGTGKTKTVACLLYSLLREKIRTLTCAPTNNAVLTVASRLHSLFKQSQKFDTYGLGNILLFGNKNRMKVDNFPGLEDVFLDYRVEELLKCFMPLTGWKHHLELMIKLLKNPNQQYRCELNDKEDLMSLEEFAKKSNSNVKRAYSSYKRKVKSSNLLTFEQFVEKKFDGIVESYNLYVEDKKMSTSGMTMEQFVKQRFSYIGGRLKLFMKALYTHLPTSMISFKVVKKMFIALNLLKSLETSLRNTKFKRDFHQCKDGKSLQSILSSLSRSISLPWITSKHGVSMFCIEKACLVFCTASSSSKLHTQEGEKFRFVVIDEAAQLRECESAIPLQLPGLQHAVLIGDERQLPALVKSKIAEKAEFGRSLFERLVLLGKERHMLNIQYRMHPSISKFPSEEFYDKQLADASIVKLTSYNKQFLKGKMYGSYSFINISRGKEQSNHDHSLKNIAEAAAVSEIIQRLRKECLTRRKKVSIGIISPYNGQVHEIQKTIKQYISDSDPNFSVSVRSVDGFQGGEEDIIIISTVRSNGVGNIGFLSNRQRTNVALTRARYCLWILGNASTLINRNNVWRELVLDAKERNCFHNAYEDEKLAQAIENSLWDLELDSLEAPFKKLSLWDNSNTASTSFRAHKPRLMYKIKT; this is encoded by the exons ATGGAGGAGACTTCAACAAGCACACAGAAAAATGATAAGCATCAAAGCTTGTTGGATATTATGTTCTCATGGACTCTCCATGATGTTCTCAACCACAAGCTCTACAAAGACAag GTTCAGAAGATTCCACTCTCATTCTCCTCAACAAAAGAGTACTTGAACTCATTTATTTTCCCACTGATTGAGGAAACTCACAGTGATCTGTGCTCAGGAATAGAAGGTGTTTCTCAAGCTCCATTTTGTGAGGTCATGACAATTCAAAGGTCCAAGGACTTCAAACCTCCCAAGGCCTTGTTCTATAAAATGAGAGTAAAGAAGGTCACTGAAGAAGTTCAAAATGTTGGAAAATATGAACCTGAATTTGGAGACATTGTTGCTTTCACAGATGTTAGACCAAAAGGGATATATGACTTGAACAGGCCTAAAATGCAATACCATATTGCTTTTATTTGTGGATCAGAAGATGAATTTACTGATGAGATTGAAGTACTTTCATCTAAATGCTTGGATATGGATTTTGAATTTTCCGGGAATATTAACGAAACACAAAAGCTCTATGTTGTATATTTGTTGAACATGACCACAAATATTCGCATTTGGCGAGCACTGAATGTTGGTGAAAAGATGAACATTATTGAAAAAGTTCTGCAGCATGAGCCTAATTCAAAT ATTGAAGAAGTCTGTCAGATTTGCTGTTCTGGAGAAAGCATGACTCAGTCTCCAGCTCAATCTTCAGCACAAATCATAATCCGTGCTCAGAATCTGAATGAATCTCAAAGAGATTCTGTTCTAAGCTGTGTTGCTATGAGCAAATGCCATTACAGTCATAATGTTAAACTTATATGGGGCCCCCCGGGAACCGGCAAAACAAAGACTGTTGCTTGCTTGTTATATTCATTGCTCCGGGAAAAGATCAGAACATTGACATGTGCTCCAACTAATAATGCAGTGTTGACCGTGGCGTCTCGCCTGCATAGTTTGTTTAAGCAGTCACAGAAGTTTGATACTTATGGCCTTGGTAACATTTTGCTATTTGGcaacaaaaacagaatgaaagtGGACAATTTTCCCGGTCTTGAAGACGTGTTTCTTGATTATAGAGTGGAAGAGCTTTTAAAGTGTTTTATGCCATTAACCGGGTGGAAACATCACTTGGAACTTATGATCAAGTTACTGAAGAACCCCAATCAACAATATAGGTGTGAACTGAATGATAAGGAGGATCTAATGTCATTGGAAGAATTTGCTAAGAAAAGTAACAGCAATGTAAAACGTGCATATTCTTCATACAAGAGAAAAGTGAAGAGTTCTAACCTTTTGACATTTGAGCAATTTGTTGAGAAGAAATTCGATGGCATTGTAGAGTCTTACAATTTGTATGTTGAAGATAAAAAGATGAGTACCTCTGGTATGACGATGGAGCAATTTGTGAAGCAAAGGTTCAGTTACATTGGAGGTAGGCTCAAGTTGTTCATGAAAGCCTTGTATACTCACCTACCAACATCTATGATTTCATTCAAAGTGGTAAAGAAAATGTTCATTGCTCTGAATTTGTTGAAATCTTTGGAAACTTCGCTGCGCAATACCAAGTTCAAACGAGACTTTCATCAATGTAAAGATGGAAAAAGCCTACAAAGCATTCTAAGTTCACTATCACGTTCAATTTCGCTTCCTTGGATCACAAGCAAACATGGCGTGTCAATGTTTTGCATTGAGAAAGCATGCTTAGTATTTTGTACTGCATCAAGTTCTTCTAAACTGCATACTCAAGAAGGGGAAAAGTTCCGGTTTGTAGTTATTGATGAAGCAGCACAGCTGAGAGAATGTGAATCAGCAATTCCATTGCAACTTCCTGGTCTTCAACATGCTGTTCTCATAGGTGATGAAAGACAGCTTCCTGCATTGGTTAAAAGCAAG ATAGCTGAGAAGGCTGAATTTGGAAGAAGTTTGTTTGAGAGATTGGTATTGTTGGGAAAAGAGAGGCACATGCTTAATATTCAGTATAGGATGCATCCATCAATTAGCAAATTCCCAAGTGAAGAGTTCTATGATAAGCAACTTGCTGATGCATCCATTGTCAAATTAACAAGCTACAATAAACAATTCCTTAAAGGGAAAATGTATGGCTCCTACTCTTTCATCAACATATCAAGGGGTAAAGAGCAGTCTAATCATGATCATAGTTTGAAGAACATTGCTGAGGCTGCTGCTGTCTCAGAGATTATTCAAAGACTTAGAAAAG AATGTTTGAcaagaagaaagaaagttagcATAGGAATCATATCTCCATACAATGGTCAAGTACATGAAATCCAGAAGACCATAAAGCAATATATTTCAGACAGTGATCCTAACTTCTCTGTGAGTGTTCGTTCTGTTGATGGTTTTCAAGGTGGTGAAGAAGACATAATTATAATATCAACTGTGAGATCCAATGGTGTTGGAAATATTGGTTTTCTTTCAAATAGACAAAGAACAAATGTGGCATTGACGAGGGCTAG ATATTGCCTTTGGATATTAGGAAATGCATCAACTTTGATAAACCGTAACAATGTATGGAGGGAACTGGTTCTTGATGCTAAGGAAAGAAACTGCTTCCACAATGCTTATGAGGATGAGAAACTGGCTCAGGCCATTGAGAATTCCTTGTGGGACCTTGAACTTGATTCACTGGAGGCACCATTCAAGAAACTAAGTTTATGGGACAATTCTAATACAGCTTCTACTTCCTTTAG AGCACATAAACCAAGATTGATGTATAAAATCAAAACATGA